The nucleotide window aacaatggaggtccggaacatggcccactcggactcaatgtcaccagcttCCCCcaggatgcagtcgaagctctgccggatgtgggagttgaagatctttctgacaggttcctctgccaaacgttccagcaaaccctcagcacacgtttgggcctgccaggtctgtccggcatcctcccccgccatctgatccaactcaccacaaggtggtgatcggttgacagctcagcacctctcttcacccgagtgtccagaacatttggccgcaggtcagatgatacgactataaagtcgatcatcgaaatgcggcctagggtatcctgatgccaggtgtacttgtggacacccttatgtttgaacatggtgttcgtaatggacaaactgtgacgagcacagaaatccaataactgaacaccacttggGTTCAGattagcggggccgttcctcccaatcacgaccgaggatcagaacgccagggcccccgaccctgaccgccacccgatccacaatgcaccagacccggattactacctctcccacaggtggtgggcccatgggagagtggacccatgtatctccttcgggctaagcccggctggaccccataggtgaaagtccgaccaccaggcgctcgccaaggagcccctcccccaggcctggctccagggtgaggccccggtaaccctgctctgggcaagggaggctgtgtccatgttttcctctttttcatctgtgtctttatggatcactctttgtctggcccatcacctaggaccaatttgccttgggagaccctaccaggggctattgcccccgacaacatagctcctaggctcacgcaggtacgcaaacccctccaccacgttaaggtggtgatccaaggaggagcaAAGCCGGATTATTATatgtaatatcaaatatataatattgattatacattaacataataaaaTGGACTACAGCAATCCACGAGGGAAGATTAATAACATGAATGAATTGTTCTGATAactaccctaaattctaaacGGGACCTATAGTTTATCCTAGAAATACACTCGACAGCAAACTCTGAGATGAACTGAAATGAACCACATGACCTAACTTTCTCCCTGGAGATGGTGTTGGGGATCTGTTAGGACTTTCCAGATGTGCAGATAATGGAGATTTCTCAAGCCACTGGTGTGGTTCTGTTGCAACAGCAGCTATTTGCTATTTCTGTTCTTCCCAGGGCTTTGGTCAGACACACATCTGTAGTGGAGCAATCACTCCAaaggagtctgtggtgttgttCATCGCATTATCTGCATCCTTTGGCAAACCATGGACATATCTGTCCTGGGCCACAGACTGGGGCCTTAGGCTCTATTCCACAATTTTCAGGGTTCTGAGGTCTTGGGTTTCTTTAGTGCCCATCGCGTGGTATTGAATGTTGCTGGATTTAAAGCTTTCTTAATTGGCAAATATAAACATAGTAATAGAGATCTTGGTGGAATTTCTTTTGCCTTGAGGTTATGACTCTAACTTTGTTGAACTTCCTGGCTGGAAGTAGATACACCCTTGTGTAAATTTCTACTCTATCACTCCATTTCACCAGTATTGAATTTCCAGGATGGAAGCCCAAACTTAGCTGTCCTATGCTGGAAAACTCACAAAACCCCTCAGTGCAGCCACCGACTGCAATGCATATATTTTTAGATTATTGTACAAGTCCATAAGCCATAACACGGTGGAGCCTCAGGGGCATGCTGGAGTTCCACTCCCTTTAGACCCTTTATTAATTTCATCATCATTctaattgtatcctgtgaaaatACGTGCCTTCTACTGAAGTATTCTGAGATGTTTTCCgactttaatctcagaattattctgactttattttcagaattcgtttttttttaatatcttggccctaaaactccatcGTACCTTctactatttgtttttatcttcCCCATAAAATGCTTGAGTGCCGGCTGTTTATATGTGTGATGACCAACATCTTGTTTTTCCAacaacatattttaattattattaataataatatatgttatgtaaaaacacacaaaatatatattgtgaATACAGCCTTGGTTGACAGTCATGTTTGTTCTGCTGTTGGCTGCACTAACTTACCTTACCATCTTTTCCATCCTTACCATGCTCCTGTACATCTCACCTTCAGacactgtgagtgaatgtaacCTTTGTTTAGAATTCTCCTTCCACCTCAGAATTTGTAGCAGAGACTGGAGTTTACCAGCTTTCCATTCCAGTTTAAATGAGATAGCAACGGCTCTGgtctgagcctacctggaatcattgggcgcaaggcgggaatacaccctagagggggcgccagttgttctcacacacgcacacacacacacattcacttacacactcacacttacggacacgtttgagtcgtcaatccacctaccaacgtgtgtttttggaccgtgggaggaaaccggagcacccagaggaaacccacgcagacacagggagaacacaccacactcctcacagacagtcacccggagtgggactcaaacccacaatctctaggaccctggagctttaacagagacactacctgcggcaccactgtgccacccctgaTCCATTCAAGTCCCTTTTGTTTTATTGGTTCAATGGTCACAGCGACAAATTCCCCAACCCTTGTGCCAGCTAACCACTAACCacagagagggaaggagagagagtgggtggaggaagagaaagagactgCCCTTTGCTCTTTGTCCTCATGTTATTAGTGACTTCAGAAAACTCCAGCCCCCAGAGCTGAGTGTAACCTCCTCATGatggagactggactgaagctgctgctgctgtctgcTGTGACTCTGCTGGTTTCTGCTCAATGGAGGAACTATAAGGACCTGCCtgattcatataaaacacacattggcaagGCTCTGGTTGCAGCCAATAAGGACTTTGGAGGTTCTGATCATGTCGCCTATGACCAGCTCTTGCAAAATTCAACAGTAAGTAGTCTCTGTAGCTGTTATGACTGTGTGTATTATACTGTGGATCAGCTCACttcatcattttttaacatCTACTTCAGGCAAATGTATGTCTTTTTGAAGTTAGTTAAATCGTTTTCAGTAAAGTTATCAGCCTGAAAGTTTTAGTATTTAAGTTTATTATATACCACTTTTGTAACATAAAACATTCTggattatattaattttaacaaaatttgcAACGTTCAACAGTGTCCTCCATTATTTTTAGAATCTGAAATAATTCCACAGCGATTGCATCCATAcgttatttaaacacatttggtGGAATGTTGAAAACATTGGTTAAAAATGAttgaatagaaaaaaaaatcagatttgttgAAAATGAATGCATTGTGAATATTAACCATTACAACAGTTATCAGTCAGAAACTAATGAGCATTTTGTAATGAGCACAGAGATTGATatcagaaatatttattaattattgattTGTGATAATAATGTGGTTCAGATCCATTTCACCACCTTTTCATAGTTTAGAGGCAGTGACTACTATGTACATTTGCGTCTGATGGTCAGTAATTGCACAAAGGATGAGAATAAAGGATATGGACATCGAGAGGAATGTGATACAAAGAAACCTAAAAGGGTGAGTAAGTTAATTCCAGTCCTTAACTCACTACATAttggttttatataaataattaaaacagacTGTGACGGAAAACAGTTGCTGTCCAACACTAAGTCtttttggagcattcctatAGGAACTTTAGGTGTCAAATTGTCAGACAGAATAAAGAGCAGAGATGTGTTTAATTAATACATGGTTCTCTTTGGACAGCGATATTTTACCACAGaattaaaagtgtaaaataCTAAAAAGTTGTAAGttgaattatatttgttttaaaaacggTGAATATTTAGACCCTGTGCAGTCTTTTCTTTATAAAGCCCATGTTTaactgtgttgtgtgtaataAACTTGGCGGTGGTGGAATAGTTGATGGTGCCAGACTAGTGGATGTCAAAAATGCATGTGGGAATACTGTGTGATATTGTGTCTTTTCTTTATAAAGCCTGTGATTGACTGTGTTGTGTGCAATAAACGTGGCAGTGGTGAAATAGTTGATTGTGCCAAACTAAAGGACGCCAACAATGTAAGTCCTGTACCTATGTGTTTTATATCTGATGTATTTAGAGctgaaaaagtaaaaatgcACTTGATCTTTTGAAAATCTTAAAGAATGATGAAATAACTGACAAATGTAAAACTGACTATTTGACTCTCACCTGTGCTCTGTGTAGTTTGAGTTCTGAGACGTGTTCTAAATGTGTTGTTGATTTGTGAGAAGTTATGAATATGTGACTGTTCTGGTTTCAGAGATGGGAAATTCGGAGCACGTGTTCAGTGTTTTATCTTCCTGGAGGTGGAACTATATTGTCTTTAAAAACTGGGGACAATGACCGGGACTTTGGATGTCTTGGATGTGTCTGACTCTGAGCCTCTGAAGCTGTTCTTAGATCAgacacaaattcacacaaaaCAAAGTGTAAAATGTCTTTGGACAAATGACTTAATGAGAAATGGCCTGTATTTTTAACAATGAGTTATTAGCAAAACACCATTATTCCCATTGTCTTATTTTATGTTGAATTACTTGTGAAATCTTTGATTAATGGCATTAATGCACTCAGTCTCCAAAGATTTATAAACACACCTTCAATAATTTAGTCACTGTAATGTTTTTATAGATGTTGCACACAGTTTGTAAAATCCcaataaaaagcatgaaataaaatgcaCATGAACCTGTGTCACCGTGCCAGATATTAACTGCCAACTAGAGGGGTATTTACTCCCCAACAGTGGACTGTAgagcagaggaactgtgttctctggagaaatgGAGCCCCATCCAAGACTTTAGGGATGAGTCTGAGTGGTggttgtgatccagagctaatcatccagcatcagttcCTGACCcattaatgttcttgtggctgaatgccatcaaattctcatagAAATGTTCTGACATCTAGGCTAATGTTTCCCCAGAACAGTAAAAGTGGAGTATTACACCAAAGTGTGGCAAAATGCTCCTCAGTCCCTTTGAATTCAGAGACGGTGAATGTTAGTGTTACTGTAAAAGCTTCTGTAAAAGAGAAGGTATAGAtctaattttatataatttcagagcatttttattgatttgttttgtgAAATTCAGGCACAGCGTAGAATTAAAGTGTATTAATTTAGATACAGGGTTTTGTTTTGACAGTGGCAATGTGAGGGGTAATCTTTACATATCTGTGATCTTTGATTTGTTcgttttttactttaaataagAAGTCCCCTCTCATTCCAGATCCACCCCCTCGTACCCCACCCCATGTGAAAATACTTTGGTCTCAGTCGGGTCTCTCctctgtgtaaatattttccaaatagaaatcaataaataaagccACTGTCTCAAACTATGACACAGTTTCACTCCTGTAAAGACAACCCAAGTCCTAATAATACAACAACACTCCTGAAGCTCACCTGGACCCTTCAGAGTCTCAGTGAAGGGTGTGTTCACTTTATCATTTTAATGATCCAGACTTCTCCATAAGTGGGATCTATTGATCTGTCTGTGCTCAGATACAAATGCAGCTGGTGTGAGGTTGGTGGAGCTCTACAGAAAATCCCTTTTCACCAACACAGAACTGTGAGTTTAAACTGTACTTCCACCACTGAGCTGGGACCTCTAGTGGAACACAGACAAACTACAACATCAGTACAGTGCAGTCTGGAGGCCACAGTCTCTTCTATGTATCTCTGTCTTGTTCTGGATTTCTCGGTTCTTACTCGGTGCTCTTATTTCTGCACTGTGTGTTTTGCTGTTCAACCTCGTCTTTACTCTCCCACGTAAACACAACTCcaacactgtgattggacacactAAGACGAGGGGGCGAGCAACTCTTAAGTGTCTGAACTCTACCTAcaaagcggagcagaatcagaacggctatTATCCCATGATTTCTGACTCATTCAGCCCACTTGAGATAGACTGGGTGGTCTTAGTGCACAATGTGTTTCTTGTtggactcaggatccacacattaacatttacatGCACTGAATAAGTGAGTTTTCAATAATGTGTCCCCTCTAATTCATCAGATCAGTGATCACAGAGATACATCACCCATCActagagccagagagagagagagagagagagagagaaatagagcagGAGACGACCCTTTAGTTCCTGTTCTCATGTTATTAGTGACTTCAGAAAACTCCAGCCCCCAGAGCTGAGTGTAACCTCCTCATGATGAAGACTGGACTGAAGCTACTGCGActctgctgttttctgctcAATGGAGGAACTATCAGGACCTGCCTGattcatacaaaacacacattgacaaGGCTCTGAAGGAGGTCAATGAGAAATTCACAGGGTCTCATCATATTGCACAAGGGCTTTGTGAAGCTGTTATTATTTAATTCCTTAACATAGCTAGGACATATAGCACAGCTAGTTTACTGTATAATGTTTTTAACTGAATCAGGtgtttaatttaatgaatattttGGTGCACAGAGCTATAACAAGATAGTAATTTTACACTCAATTTAAAGTTAGTTACAATAATATTCTGTAAAGGTATTTTCCTCAGTGTTATCATGAACTTATTTAACACTACTTTTGAAATGTAAGACATCCTGGATACATTTTCAACAGCTTCCTTCATTTTTAGAATCTGAATTAATTTGACACTAAAAAGTACAGTACTTGCAtccatacatttttaaaccaaTTTGGGTTTATACTGTTGAGAAAattgattatatatttttgaatggGATTAAAAGCTGGCAGTGCCAGTCCAATCTAAAACTTCTGTTATAACATTTAACATTGCATTAGTTTTTAGTCAGAAACTAACATGAGCAGTTTGTTGTAAACTCACGAGCACAGAGATGGATATTTAATGATAATGTGATCTGTGATGAAGATGATAATGTGGCTCAGACCATTTTCACATTTCCTAGTTTAGAAATtcggcattgaagagtcaggagactggagttcggcgttgactggagtttatttacacatacacaggaccatgtatgagtacagctggatgatctcagtctatctcaggatgatctgaagtttagaaactggaggttcagaggtTTCCTTCACGTCCATGCAGGAAAGCacgggcacagcttggtcatcagtttgtcaccagttcagtctataGCCAGTTCATTCTGTTCCTGATCCAGTTTGATCCCGATCCAGtctaacaccaaatattttaggagggtcttatatacattggagtagtgggggaagggaattggaggaagaagaggagtgagaggaggggtatgtAGAATGAGGGTGATGAAGAACGTGTAAGACAgagtaagggggggggggtgagagaaaatggaaatcaggggagggataggaggaagaatatgggtgagaggaggggtaggtgTGATAAGGGGGATGGTCAAGGAAAGAAGGAAA belongs to Hoplias malabaricus isolate fHopMal1 chromosome 9, fHopMal1.hap1, whole genome shotgun sequence and includes:
- the LOC136707609 gene encoding cystatin-like protein; protein product: MMETGLKLLLLSAVTLLVSAQWRNYKDLPDSYKTHIGKALVAANKDFGGSDHVAYDQLLQNSTFRGSDYYVHLRLMVSNCTKDENKGYGHREECDTKKPKRPVIDCVVCNKRGSGEIVDCAKLKDANNRWEIRSTCSVFYLPGGGTILSLKTGDNDRDFGCLGCV